One region of Streptomyces subrutilus genomic DNA includes:
- a CDS encoding ATP-dependent DNA helicase UvrD2: MTPATHTSSFAGPVDSADAVLLGLDPEQREVATTLRGPVCVLAGAGTGKTRAITHRIAYGVQSGQLMPASVLAVTFTNRAAGEMRGRLRGLGAGGVQARTFHSAALRQLQYFWPKAVGGDVPRLLERKIQFVAEAGARCRIRLDRGELRDVTGEIEWAKVTQTVPADYPAAALKAGREAPRDLAEIAQIYGTYEQLKRDRGMIDFEDVLLLTVGILQDRHDIAEQIRAQYQHFVVDEYQDVSPLQQRLLDLWLGERDSLCVVGDASQTIYSFTGATPDHLLNFRTRYPQATVVKLVRDYRSTPQVVHLANGLLNQARGRAAEHRLELVSQREAGPDPVYAEYPDEPAEAEGVAHRIRDLIAAGVPAGEIAVLYRINAQSEVYEQALADAGVPYQLRGAERFFERQEVQKALLALRGAARSGGNDPLLDDVVELGSQVRAVLSSTGWTAEPPAGSGAVRDQWESLAALVRLAEDFARARPGATLADLTVELEERKAAQHAPTVQGVTLASLHAAKGLEWDAVFLVGLTDGMMPITYAKTDEQVEEERRLLYVGVTRARLHLGLSWGLSRAPGGRASRRPSRFLNGLRPGSTAPGNGPGGAAERPAARKRGRRGPVLCRVCGKTLTEAGELKLMRCEDCPSDMDEGLYERLREWRAVQSKEQGLPAYCVFTDKTLMAIAEAAPSEGGELSMISGVGGRKLERYGADVLAICAGQEPGAVESDDA, translated from the coding sequence GTGACACCAGCAACGCACACCTCATCCTTCGCCGGCCCCGTCGACTCGGCCGACGCGGTGCTCCTGGGCCTGGACCCGGAGCAGCGCGAGGTCGCGACGACCCTGCGCGGACCGGTGTGCGTGCTGGCGGGAGCCGGCACCGGCAAGACCCGCGCGATCACCCACCGCATCGCCTACGGGGTCCAGTCCGGCCAGCTCATGCCGGCCAGTGTGCTGGCCGTCACCTTCACCAACCGGGCCGCGGGGGAGATGCGCGGCCGGCTGCGCGGACTCGGCGCGGGCGGGGTCCAGGCCCGGACCTTCCACTCCGCCGCCCTGCGCCAGCTCCAGTACTTCTGGCCCAAGGCGGTCGGCGGGGACGTGCCCCGGCTGCTGGAGCGCAAGATCCAGTTCGTGGCCGAGGCGGGCGCGCGCTGCCGCATCCGCCTCGACCGCGGTGAGCTGCGCGATGTCACCGGCGAGATCGAGTGGGCCAAGGTCACCCAGACCGTGCCCGCCGACTATCCGGCGGCCGCCCTCAAGGCGGGCCGCGAGGCACCGCGCGACCTGGCCGAGATCGCCCAGATCTACGGGACGTACGAGCAGCTCAAGCGCGACCGCGGCATGATCGACTTTGAGGACGTGCTGCTCCTGACCGTCGGCATCCTCCAGGACCGCCACGACATCGCCGAGCAGATCCGCGCCCAGTACCAGCACTTCGTCGTCGACGAGTACCAGGACGTCAGCCCCCTCCAGCAGCGGCTGCTGGACCTGTGGCTCGGCGAGCGCGACAGCCTGTGCGTCGTCGGCGACGCCAGCCAGACGATCTACTCCTTCACCGGCGCCACCCCCGACCACCTGCTGAACTTCCGCACCCGCTACCCGCAGGCCACGGTGGTCAAGCTGGTCCGCGACTACCGGTCCACCCCCCAGGTGGTCCACCTCGCCAACGGACTCCTGAACCAGGCCCGGGGCCGGGCCGCCGAGCACCGGCTCGAGCTGGTCTCGCAGCGCGAGGCCGGTCCCGACCCGGTGTACGCGGAGTACCCGGACGAGCCCGCCGAGGCCGAGGGCGTCGCCCACCGGATCCGCGACCTGATCGCGGCGGGCGTCCCGGCCGGCGAGATCGCCGTGCTGTACCGGATCAACGCCCAGTCCGAGGTCTACGAGCAGGCCCTCGCCGACGCCGGGGTGCCGTACCAGCTGCGCGGAGCCGAGCGGTTCTTCGAGCGGCAGGAGGTCCAGAAGGCGCTCCTCGCGCTGCGCGGGGCCGCCCGGTCCGGCGGGAACGACCCCCTGCTCGACGATGTCGTCGAGCTCGGCTCCCAGGTCCGCGCCGTGCTCAGCTCCACCGGCTGGACCGCCGAGCCGCCCGCCGGATCCGGCGCCGTGCGCGACCAGTGGGAGTCGCTGGCCGCGCTGGTCCGGCTCGCCGAGGACTTCGCCCGCGCCCGGCCGGGCGCCACCCTGGCGGACCTGACGGTCGAGCTGGAGGAGCGCAAGGCCGCCCAGCACGCCCCGACCGTCCAGGGCGTCACCCTGGCCTCGCTGCACGCGGCGAAGGGCCTGGAGTGGGACGCCGTGTTCCTCGTGGGCCTCACCGACGGCATGATGCCGATCACCTACGCCAAGACCGACGAGCAGGTCGAGGAGGAGCGCCGGCTGCTCTACGTCGGCGTAACCCGGGCCCGGCTGCACCTGGGCCTCTCCTGGGGCCTCTCCCGGGCTCCGGGCGGCCGGGCCTCCCGACGGCCCAGCCGCTTCCTGAACGGCCTGCGGCCGGGCTCCACGGCTCCGGGAAACGGGCCGGGCGGCGCGGCCGAGCGGCCGGCCGCCCGCAAACGCGGCCGCCGGGGCCCGGTGCTGTGCCGGGTCTGCGGCAAGACCCTGACCGAGGCCGGCGAGCTGAAGCTGATGCGCTGCGAGGACTGCCCGTCCGACATGGACGAAGGGCTCTACGAGCGGCTGCGCGAGTGGCGCGCGGTCCAGTCGAAGGAGCAGGGCCTGCCCGCCTACTGCGTCTTCACGGACAAGACGCTGATGGCGATCGCGGAGGCCGCGCCCTCCGAGGGCGGCGAGCTCTCGATGATCTCCGGGGTGGGTGGACGGAAGCTCGAGCGGTACGGAGCCGACGTGTTGGCCATCTGCGCAGGTCAGGAGCCTGGGGCCGTGGAGTCTGACGACGCGTAG